Genomic segment of Falco peregrinus isolate bFalPer1 chromosome 5, bFalPer1.pri, whole genome shotgun sequence:
GACGGTGAGTGGTGGTCTGCAGCCCCCTCTCCTGTGCCCCCCGTTGCTTGGGCCGGGGTTGCAGTGAGTTGTGTTAGTGCCACATTCGGTGCTGGGGGGTGTTATATTCGCCCCTCAGTATTTGCTGGCGTGGGCAGAGTCTGCCTGCAATTACAGCTCCTTCTCGTGtctttgcagatgttttcagtGTGGGCCCTGCCGCTGCCATGGGGACAACAGTCTCACTGTTGGGACTGATTGTGACCGGCATCGTGTCTCATCGCCTGTGGAAGCACTTCAGGTCTCAGTACGAGCTGCCCtaggagcaggagctgcctaCAGATGTCCACAGCCCTCCGGACctgtccctgctgtcacccttcctgctgctggcctCACCCAGCCTCCAGGACGACAAGGAACTGGTGGGGCCCGGTTGTCCCCCTCACAGCAAGAACCAGCAGAACTGGTGGGGTGCGGGTGCTGCTGTGAGACCCTAGAGAACAGCCCTCGCCCCAGGACAGGCACTCTGGGACTCGGAGacctctgagctgctgctgcttttgaaagttTGAAAGTTTCAGCTGTgcctgaggctgctgctgccccggACACCGAGGGGCTTGTGAAGGGgaaggctgcgctgccctgGGGGCCTCGGGCAAACTGTTTGGCTCTTGGGTGCATAGCCTGCTGCTCAGAGGAGCTCCCGCGTATGTCCTGCCGATGAGGAGAGCCTtggggctgcctgcaggacaCCACAAGAGGAGAAGGATGGAAGGGAGATCAGCAGAGATGTCTGGAATGATGGGGAGGACGGGGATGCTCCCAGGGCTGGATCATGttgggctggtgctgagcactggGGAGGCTCCTGGCACCCACACGGGTGGGTGGGAGAATGACAACTGATCGTGCCATGGCAGAGGGGTCAGACACAGCCCTGCGGGGGTGTACATCCCCCAGGTTGTGGGCGAAGGAGGGTGTGCTTTGGCAGATGGGATGAGGTACTCCAATAAGGCATCATTTCTCTTTTAACCCTGAGCAAGTGTCCTtttggctggggctggggtggcccAGCAGCCCTTCACTGGCCCCAGGCCTGGTGGCTCATGACCAGCACCGGACTCTGCAGCCCCCCTGACTAGCActggccccgcagcccctcaccagccccagggctggcggCCACTCACCAGACCCAGCGGCCTGTCACTGACcccaggccctgcagcccctcaccAGGCCCAGCGGCCTGTCACCGGCCCTGGGCCTTGCAGCCCCCCGAGCAGCACTGGTTCCTGTGGCCTTCCACCAGCACCAGGCCTGTGCCCCCTCACCGACCCCTGACGAGCACCGAGCCCTATCGCTCCCCACCGGCCCCGGGGCACCGGCAGCGTCCGCAGCGATCGACGCGCACCCGGTTGCTAAGGGCGGGGCACCTGCCCGGAGTTGCCATGGCGGCCGGGGCGCCCCGCCGCGTTACAGCTGCCGGGGCGGCTCCTTTGCCCACACTCAAGATGGCGGCGTGCCCGCGCGCCCTCCCGCCCAGCGATCCGCTGCCAGTGTGCAAGATGGCGGCGCGCGAACTTCCCGCCTCGGCGGAACGGCGGTGCAAGATGGCCGGAACCCGCCTTCGCCGCCCGCAGCCAAGATGGCGGCGTACGAGAagcggcgggcggccgccggcccggccccggcccccgccccggcggcgggcagcgggctGGCGGAGCCGGCTGGGGCGGCGGTGGCGGCCGGCGGGCTGGGGAGCGAGGCGGAGTTCCTGCTGCGGGCCGGCGTCAGCGCCATGGTGCGGGAGGCGCTGCTGAAGGTGCTGGAGGCGCGGCCCGAGGAGCCCGTCGCCTTCCTGGCCGACTACTTCGAGcggctggtgctgggcagccccggcgcggcgggagaGGCCGCCGCGGAGCAGCCGGGGCCGCCGCAGCGCCTGGCCCGGGCGCTGTGGTACGTGCGCCTGGCCCACCACTCCCACAggtgcgggcggcggcgggaggcgctGGGAgccgcggccgggggcgggcgggggtgAGGCTGCCTCTCTGTGTCTGTGCCGTGTCGCGACAGGACGGCCTTCGACAGCAACGCCGGCGCGGCCTACgaggtgctgggggctggcggGCGACGGCACAAGGCGGGCGTGGACGGGCGGCTGTACAGCGAGCTGCTGCGGCGCATCTGCCAGCACGGGGGAGCgccggcggaggcggcggcggcgctgctgGGGCGGGTCCGCTGCCGCGACCACGAGGCCGTGCCTTTCGACGTCTTCCGCTACGGCGTCCTCACCTGCTTCGTGCTGCTGGAGTTCGCGGCCAAGGCGGATGCGCTCTTCGGTGTCCTAGACGGCGGCTCCGGCGCTGCCGACGGGAGGGTCTGCCAGGCCGTGCTGCAGGCGCTGGAGGATGCGCTGGGTGCCGGCCACTTCTCGCTGCCCGGGCGGTACCTGGAGGCGGGCTCCAAGCTGGGGCCGGATGGCCTGGCCCTGGCCATGGACCGGGCGCTGCAGGAGAGGAAGCTCAGCACCTCCATGAGCAGGGAGGAGTTCCTGAAGAAAGCCACTGCCTTGTTTGTTGCAAAAGTGAAGCCCGTTGAGTAACACCTGGGTGGGTGCGGCGCCAGGTGTGTCCGCTTTGAACTGCTCCAGTGCTCCGTGCAGAGCCGTTTGTGCAAAGGAGGCTCCGGACCCTGGTGTGAAGCTGGATGGCGAGCATGGGGCACTGCCCAGGCGCTGTCTGGAGAGCCTGGGTCTGCCTGACAGGAGATTCCCAGTTTCTGTACTCCCATCCCTGTTCTGAGCATGACAGGTGCCTGGCCTCCTCCAGCACTGGATGTGTCCCTACCCGCTGTGCCTCTCCCAGCCGTGGCTCTTTCAATCCAGCTGGCATTAGTACATCTTTTCTAGGTGTTAAGTGGGGACTTGCAAGAAGGCCTGTAAGCTGTGGGGCAGCGTTAGTCATTAACAATGAGCCAGAATGAAGTAAACGTGGGGCTGGACTTTCAAGTATCCTGCAGTTTCGTCCTAGCCTTGGCAATGTCATGTTTAGCAGCTTCAGTGGGGaactttgtttctgcttttgggtttgtttcacACCTGCCTGTGAAGTGGGGATGACGCTTATCTACCTCACAAACTACTGTGAGGATTTGCAGGTAAATATGGGGCTAATCCAGAGCGTGagataaaacattattttattaagcaaaatattttcagcgCCTAGCAGATGAGAAATGGctggctgggaagcaaaccTCACCAGGAAGGGCTGCGAGCCAGAAGGGTTCTGCCTCTGCCGGCAGCCAAACTGTGAGGCGATGAGGTGTCCTTGCTGTCTGCGCACTCAGTGTTTACCCAACCGCCTCTGGCCACTGTGGTCCAGACTCTGAAGATCAAAGCTCATACCCGAGCAATGACTTCTCACGCAAAGCTGCAGAGTGCTCCAGGTTCAATAATGACTGGGGATGTGGAGCACTGGCTCAAGACAAGACAAACCCCCTTCCCTGAGGTTGTAGTTTGCTTTTGAACAGAGATGCGTGTTGAGCCATGTGTTATTTATTTGAACTTGTCTGTTAATTATTTATACTGTGCAAGTATTGGTTTACTGTAAGAcattaaagctttttattatttttctagtggCCAATTTCTTTACTGCCTGGCGGCACGTAGTGCCAGGACGAATCTGAGCAGCACTCAGATCCTTGAGGCAGTTTCTGTCTTTAGTGGTTGATGTCGGCAGCCTGTAGCAGCCCACCCGGCTGACAGTACAGGAGTGCAAAGCACTTGTAGTcactattaagaaaaaaaaacacaaacccaaaaaccctGGGAGGATGCCCTTCATGCTTAggagtgtttgttttgttttgttttgttttgctgagcGGATGTTTTGATCcccgcaggcagcagcaggggcacTACCTGGAGCTGGTCTGGGTGACTCCTGCACTGCAGGTGACAGGATGTGACACAAGGGGAAGTGGGAGCCAAAGATGCCGGAGAGATCTCTGCTGGGGCCATGCCAAGAGCAGCCTTTGCTTGAATTCCAGATGCTGCCTTGTGAGATGCTGTAAAGAATTACGTAGGTGTAGTAATTGTGCTAAGTGCTTCCTCCTGGCTGATGGATGTAACCATCTGGTGAAGTGTAATCCACTTTACTCATGCTAAATGCTGACCTGAAGCAGCAGGGCCATCATCCAGGGTGGGTTTTAGTGTTGGTCGGTGTGCTGAGGGTGCCCTGGTGCCCACGGGTGGGGGGGATCGGGGAACCCGCGGCGCTGAGGCCCGCAGGGCAGTGAGGCCTGCGCGGCTGCTCAGGCCCAGAGGGGAAGGGGCCGCTCTCTGAGGTGACCCTCGCTTAGGCGATGGGTTTGCTTGGCCGGGGAGCTGGCTACGATACTCGGGGAGGCCAGAAGCACCGACGCTCGCTGTTACAAGCGGGTTGGGCCGGCACTGCCGCCTACACCGGCCCTCCGAACACAGCACAAGCGCGGCCGCAGGTACCCAGCACTCGCCACCCCGCAAAGGCTGCCGGGAAGgag
This window contains:
- the TPGS1 gene encoding tubulin polyglutamylase complex subunit 1 — protein: MAAYEKRRAAAGPAPAPAPAAGSGLAEPAGAAVAAGGLGSEAEFLLRAGVSAMVREALLKVLEARPEEPVAFLADYFERLVLGSPGAAGEAAAEQPGPPQRLARALWYVRLAHHSHRTAFDSNAGAAYEVLGAGGRRHKAGVDGRLYSELLRRICQHGGAPAEAAAALLGRVRCRDHEAVPFDVFRYGVLTCFVLLEFAAKADALFGVLDGGSGAADGRVCQAVLQALEDALGAGHFSLPGRYLEAGSKLGPDGLALAMDRALQERKLSTSMSREEFLKKATALFVAKVKPVE